A window of Chromohalobacter canadensis genomic DNA:
CCGATGAGCAGGAAGCCGGTTGGCGTGGCGTCGTGGACAGCGTGCATCGTGCCGGCGGTCGAATCGCCTTGCAGCTGTGGCATGTGGGCCGGATCTCGCATCACAAGATCCAGCCGGGTGGCCAGCCGCCGGTGGCGCCGAGTGCACTACGAGCAGAAGGCGCCAACTGCTTCCTCGAGTTCGATGACGGCAGCTCGGGCCAGCACCCGACCAGCACCCCAAGAGCCCTGGAAACCGACGAGATTCCTGCGCTGATCGACGACTATCGCCAGGCCGCCAAGCGTGCCAAGCGCGCGGGTTTCGATATGGTCGAGGTGCACGCCGCCAATGCGTATCTGCTGCAACAGTTCATGGCGACGGGCTCGAATAAGCGTACTGACCGCTATGGCGGAAACCTGGTCAACCGGGCGCGCCTGGTCTTGGAAGTCGTCGATGCCGTCAGTGAGGTCATGGGCGCCGATCGCGTCGGGATTCGTATCTCGCCGTTCATCGAGATCTTCGGCCTGAGCGACGACGAATCGGAGGCAATGGCCTTCTATCTGGCCGAGCAATTGACGCGTCGCGGCATTGCCTACTTGCATGTCAACGAGCCCGATTGGACCGGCGAAGGGCCGCAGCTGACCGACACCTTCCGCCGCGAGTTGCGCAAGCGCTTCCCGGGAACACTGATCTACTGCGGGCACTACACCGCCGAGCGCACCGAAGCGTTGATTCGCGATGGCCTGGGTGATGGCGCTGCCTTCGGGCGTCCGTATATTGCCAACCCTGACCTCGTCGAACGCTTCCGTCGCGAGAGCACGCTCAATGAGCCTGATCCGACGACGTTCTACGGCGGTGGCGCCGAGGGCTACACGGACTATCCGACATTATCATGAGGCCAAAGGGTGTCCGATAGCGCCACATGACGCTATGCTGTCACCCACGGGGCCGCGGGAGCGGCCCAGGACCCATTGGTTAGGAGGACTATCATGCAGATCAGGACGTTGCTCGCCGGTTCCGCCATGCTCGCCGTACTTGCCGGTTGTGCCACGGGCACCTCACAGCAAGGCCAGCCTGGTGCGTCGGAGCAAGCCGAACAGCCGACCGTCTACACCGGCACCTTGCCATGCCGCAGCTGCGACGGTATCGATCTTGAAGTGCAACTGATGGGTGATGATGAGGACGCGACTGCGGATGAGCGCACCTTCGAGTTGCAAGCCGAATATCGCAACCATCCGGAGAATCCGCCGGCCGAAGAATACGACGGCCAGTGGGAAGTCATCGATGGCGCTGCGGAAGACCCCGAAGCGACCGTCTACGAGTTGACGCCCGATGGCGAGGGGCAGATCTATTACTTCCAAAAGCTCGACGCCAATACGCTGGAGCTGATTGACCCGCAACTGCGTCGCTTCGAGAACGGTGAGACGCTGCGTCTGCAACGCCAGCAGTAATCGCGTTCTCGTATCACCGAAAAGGCGGCCCGCGGGCCGCCTTTTGCATGTCCGGCCCTTTCGTGGGGTATATACCCGAGCGAGGCGATGCCGGGCGCGATGATAGAATGCCGGTGATCAGCAAGGAGCGATGACATGGCCAAGGCGAAAAGCGCCTTCGTGTGCACCGAATGCGGTGCTGAATACAATAAATGGCAAGGGCAGTGTTCGAGCTGCCGCGAGTGGAATACGCTCAGCGAAGTGCGCCTGGGCAGCGCTCGGCCACATGCGCAATCACCGTCGACGACGGGGCGGAGCGGCTATGCGGGATTGGTCTCGCGTGACGTGGTCGACCTGGGCGAGGTCGACCTCACCGAAGTGCCGCGCTTCTCTTCCTCCTTCGGCGAGTTCGATCGCGTACTGGGCGGCGGTCTCGTACCGGGCTCGGCGGTGCTGTTAGGGGGCAATCCCGGCGCCGGCAAGTCGACGTTGCTACTGCAGACTGCCTGCAAGCTGGCCCAGTCGCACAAGGTGGTATACGTCACCGGCGAGGAGTCGCTCTCCCAGGTAGCGATGCGCGCGCATCGGCTGCAGCTGCCGGTCAAGGGGCTCAACATGCTCGCCGAGACCAGCATCGAAACGGTGCTTGCGGTCGCCGAGCGTGAAAAGCCTGCCGTGCTGATCATCGACTCGATCCAGACCATGCACCTGGAGGATATCAGCTCGGCGCCCGGCGGCGTGGCGCAGGTGCGCGAATCATCGGCAGCGTTGACGCGTTTCGCCAAGCAGTCGAACACCGTGCTGATGCTGGTCGGGCACGTCACCAAGGACGGCACGCTGGCCGGTCCCAAGGTGCTGGAGCACATGATCGATGCGTCGTTGCTGCTCGAAGGTGGGGCGGACTCGCGATTCCGCACCCTGCGTGGGCAGAAGAACCGCTTCGGCGCGGTCAACGAGCTGGGCGTGTTCGCGATGCTCGAGCACGGCCTCAAGGAGGTCAAGAACCCCAGCGCCATCTTCCTGTCGCGCGCCGAGGAACAAGCGCCCGGCAGCCTGGTAATGGTGGTCTGGGAAGGCACGCGCCCGATTCTCGTCGAGGTCCAGGCATTGCTCGACGATTCGGCCTTGGGCAACCCACGGCGTGTCGCCGTGGGTCTCGATCAGAATCGCCTGGCAATGCTGCTGGCCGTGCTGCATAAGCATGGCGGCTTGTTCACCGGCGATCAGGACGTTTTCCTCAATGTGGTCGGCGGCGTCAAGGTACTCGAAACTAGCGCTGACCTGGCCGTATTGCTGGCCGTCGTCTCCAGTCTGCAGAACCGCAACTTGCCACGTGAGCTGGTGGCCTTCGGCGAAGTGGGGCTGTCGGGCGAGATTCGCCCCGTGCCCAGTGGCCAAGAGCGTATCGTCGAGGCTGCCAAACACGGCTTTACACGCGCCATCGTGCCGCGTGCCAACGCCCCGCGGCAGGCGCCCGAGGGGATGGAAGTGATCGCCGTCGATAAACTCGGCGATGCCCTGGAAGCCCTGTAAACGCTGGCGCGCCGGTGATGTAGAATGGAGTGAACGATTGCCAAGGAGTGTCCAATGAGTGCCATTCGCCTGACGCAATACAGCCACGGCGCTGGCTGTGGCTGCAAGATCGCCCCCGACGTGCTGGATAGCATCCTCTCCAAGGCGGGCCCCGGCGCCACAGACAAGCGCTTGATCGTGGGCAACCAGGGCCGCGAGGACGCCGCCGTCTATGATCTCGGCGACGGTCGCGGTCTTATCTCGACGACCGACTTCTTCATGCCCATCGTCGACGATCCCTTCGACTTCGGACGCATCGCCGCCATCAACGCCATCAGCGATGTCTACGCCATGGGGGGTACGCCGATCATGGCGCTGGGCATTCTCGGCTGGCCGCTCGACAAGCTGGCTGCCGAAATCGCTGGCGACGTGGTAGGCGGCGCACAGTCGATCTGCCGTGAGTTGGGTCTGGCGTTGGCCGGTGGGCACTCCATCGACGCCCCTGAACCGATCTTCGGCCTGGCGGTGAATGGCCTGGTGGATCTTGAGCATCTCAAGCTCAACAGCAACGCCAAGGCAGGCGACTTGTTGTATCTCACCAAGCCGCTGGGGGTGGGGCTTCTGACCACGGCCGAAAAGCATGGTTGGCTGGAATCCGGACACCAGGGGCTGGCGCGCCGAACGATGTTGAAGGCCAACCGGATCGGGATCGAGATGGCCAAGGTTCAGGGCGTGCATGCCATGACCGATGTCACGGGTTTTGGCTTGGCGGGGCACCTCAGCGAGGTCTGCCAGGCGAGCGGCCTCAAGGCGCGGATCGACTTCGCCAAGCTGCCCAGGCTCGCCGAGGCTGAAGCATACCGGCGGCGCGGGGCGGTGCCCGGCGGCACGCAACGCAACCGCCAGGCTTTGGGTGAGGCGTTGCCCGACATGGATGCGGCGCATTGGCAGTGGTTGTGCGATCCCCAGACCTCGGGCGGCCTGCTGCTGAGCGTCGACCCCGCCTGGGCGGACGACGTCGAGCGTATCGGCCGTCAACACGGCCTCACGCTGGAAGCCTTCGGTGAGATGCGCCCCGCGAGTGGCACCAGTGTGATCGAGGTGCGTGGGTGAGCCTACCGCAAATCGCGCCCGGTCTGGCGTTGCTCGAGCGCCCGCTGATCGATGTTCGTGCCCCGGTGGAATTCGCTCAGGGCGCCTTGCCGGGTGCCGTCAACCTGCCGTTGATGGACGATGACGAGCGCCAGGCGGTGGGGATTCGCTATAAAGAAGCCGGTCAGGCCGCCGCTATCGAGTTGGGCACGCAATTGGTGGATGGCGCCCTCAAACGGCGTCGTGTGGCGGCGTGGCAGGCATTTGCCGAGCGTCATCCCCAGGCGTTGATTTATTGTTTCCGCGGAGGCCTGCGTTCGAAAATCGCGCAGCAGTGGCTGCAGGAGGCGGGCATCACCCTGCCGCGTATCCAAGGCGGTTGGAAAGCCATGCGGCAGTGCCTGAGCGCCGAGATTACCTCGGCGGCAACGCGGCCGACGCTAGTCGTGGCCGGCCTCACCGGCAGCGCCAAGACCGAGTTGATTCAACGTCTCGATACTGGAGTCGATCTCGAGGGCCATGCCCGACACAAGGGCTCGGCGTTTGGGCGACATCCCTTGCAGGGGCCGTCGCAGATCGATTTCGAGCATGCGCTGGGCGTGGCACTGTCGCGTATGCCGCATGGCTGCGTGGTGGAGGATGAGTCACGCATGATCGGGCGGTTGGATATCCCCTTGTCCTTCTGGCGGACCATGGAAGCGGCGCCGCGCATTCGCGTGGAAATGCCCCTGGACTGGCGCCTCGAGCAGATCCGCAAGGACTATATCGAGACCCTGTGGCAGACCTACCGTGGCCACTATGGTGAGTGGCTGGGCTGGGCATTGATGCGCAAGCAGCTTTCCAGCGCGCTCAAGCGCGTACGTAAACGCTTAGGCAGTGCGCGTTTCCAGCGCCTGCAACGCTTGCAGGCGCTGGCCTTTCGCGAACACCAGCGGGGCAATACCCAGGCGCACGAAGCCTGGCTCGCGCCGCTGATGCTCGAATACTACGATCCCATGTATCGTTATCAGCTCGAGCAGTCTCCCCACGAGGCGTTGCATGTCGGCGATTGGGAGAGTTGCTTGGCGTTCGCGCGCGACTGGTCGGCGTCGCTGGGGCGCTGATCGTTCACCTGTCTTGTGCCCTTGTCTCTTGTGGACTAAGGACGGCGGGCGTGACGCAACCAGTCGAGCATGACACGGTCGAGCAAAGCGGCGAGGCGGTCGAAACGCCGCGGCACCTCCATGACCGTCTCGCGGGATTGCAGGTAAGCGCCGTCGGCGGCCGCGAGCCGCTGATCGAATGCTGAAAGGTGATCGTACAAGGTGCTGACCGAGGCGGCGGTGGCCTCCAGGTGACATTGCAGTGCCACCACGCGGCCGCCGTCCCAAGCGAAGCCTTGCAACGGACTGGCCGTGCTGCCGCCCAGAGGCAAGGCGTCGTCCGGTAAGCCGAAGACATCGTGATGCCAAGTGAATGCCTCGAAGCGCTCGGGCAGGTCGAAGGGACTCTCATCGGCCAGGGTGATAGGCTGCCAGCCGCGCTCGGCGTAGGTACC
This region includes:
- a CDS encoding alkene reductase; the encoded protein is MAYDSLLSPLTMGKLTLPNRVLMAPLTRARTPDMVPKALQQTYYAQRADAGLIFSEATNISPTARGYVYTPGIYTDEQEAGWRGVVDSVHRAGGRIALQLWHVGRISHHKIQPGGQPPVAPSALRAEGANCFLEFDDGSSGQHPTSTPRALETDEIPALIDDYRQAAKRAKRAGFDMVEVHAANAYLLQQFMATGSNKRTDRYGGNLVNRARLVLEVVDAVSEVMGADRVGIRISPFIEIFGLSDDESEAMAFYLAEQLTRRGIAYLHVNEPDWTGEGPQLTDTFRRELRKRFPGTLIYCGHYTAERTEALIRDGLGDGAAFGRPYIANPDLVERFRRESTLNEPDPTTFYGGGAEGYTDYPTLS
- a CDS encoding copper resistance protein NlpE N-terminal domain-containing protein, which produces MQIRTLLAGSAMLAVLAGCATGTSQQGQPGASEQAEQPTVYTGTLPCRSCDGIDLEVQLMGDDEDATADERTFELQAEYRNHPENPPAEEYDGQWEVIDGAAEDPEATVYELTPDGEGQIYYFQKLDANTLELIDPQLRRFENGETLRLQRQQ
- the radA gene encoding DNA repair protein RadA gives rise to the protein MAKAKSAFVCTECGAEYNKWQGQCSSCREWNTLSEVRLGSARPHAQSPSTTGRSGYAGLVSRDVVDLGEVDLTEVPRFSSSFGEFDRVLGGGLVPGSAVLLGGNPGAGKSTLLLQTACKLAQSHKVVYVTGEESLSQVAMRAHRLQLPVKGLNMLAETSIETVLAVAEREKPAVLIIDSIQTMHLEDISSAPGGVAQVRESSAALTRFAKQSNTVLMLVGHVTKDGTLAGPKVLEHMIDASLLLEGGADSRFRTLRGQKNRFGAVNELGVFAMLEHGLKEVKNPSAIFLSRAEEQAPGSLVMVVWEGTRPILVEVQALLDDSALGNPRRVAVGLDQNRLAMLLAVLHKHGGLFTGDQDVFLNVVGGVKVLETSADLAVLLAVVSSLQNRNLPRELVAFGEVGLSGEIRPVPSGQERIVEAAKHGFTRAIVPRANAPRQAPEGMEVIAVDKLGDALEAL
- the selD gene encoding selenide, water dikinase SelD, which encodes MSAIRLTQYSHGAGCGCKIAPDVLDSILSKAGPGATDKRLIVGNQGREDAAVYDLGDGRGLISTTDFFMPIVDDPFDFGRIAAINAISDVYAMGGTPIMALGILGWPLDKLAAEIAGDVVGGAQSICRELGLALAGGHSIDAPEPIFGLAVNGLVDLEHLKLNSNAKAGDLLYLTKPLGVGLLTTAEKHGWLESGHQGLARRTMLKANRIGIEMAKVQGVHAMTDVTGFGLAGHLSEVCQASGLKARIDFAKLPRLAEAEAYRRRGAVPGGTQRNRQALGEALPDMDAAHWQWLCDPQTSGGLLLSVDPAWADDVERIGRQHGLTLEAFGEMRPASGTSVIEVRG
- the mnmH gene encoding tRNA 2-selenouridine(34) synthase MnmH; amino-acid sequence: MSLPQIAPGLALLERPLIDVRAPVEFAQGALPGAVNLPLMDDDERQAVGIRYKEAGQAAAIELGTQLVDGALKRRRVAAWQAFAERHPQALIYCFRGGLRSKIAQQWLQEAGITLPRIQGGWKAMRQCLSAEITSAATRPTLVVAGLTGSAKTELIQRLDTGVDLEGHARHKGSAFGRHPLQGPSQIDFEHALGVALSRMPHGCVVEDESRMIGRLDIPLSFWRTMEAAPRIRVEMPLDWRLEQIRKDYIETLWQTYRGHYGEWLGWALMRKQLSSALKRVRKRLGSARFQRLQRLQALAFREHQRGNTQAHEAWLAPLMLEYYDPMYRYQLEQSPHEALHVGDWESCLAFARDWSASLGR
- a CDS encoding type 1 glutamine amidotransferase, with translation MHIYFLQHADYLGPARFADWLTGMGHSHNTCHLYADETPPRFDNFDALIVLDAPFALHEEASPTWLKRERKLIARMLKSGKPLLGVGVGAQLIAEALGAIVSRGTYAERGWQPITLADESPFDLPERFEAFTWHHDVFGLPDDALPLGGSTASPLQGFAWDGGRVVALQCHLEATAASVSTLYDHLSAFDQRLAAADGAYLQSRETVMEVPRRFDRLAALLDRVMLDWLRHARRP